A section of the Mycolicibacterium anyangense genome encodes:
- a CDS encoding Mrp/NBP35 family ATP-binding protein: MRSGPTAASRLDSALMSENTELQSQVRAALGKVIDPELRKPITELNMVKSVAVAGDGAVHVEIYLTTSACPKKTEITETVTRAVADVPGTGAVTVTLDVMNDDQRTELRKMLRGDAAEPVIPFAQPGSLTRVYAVASGKGGVGKSSVTVNLAAALAARGLSVGLLDADIYGHSVPRMMGTDDRPTQVESMIVPPIAHDVKVISIAQFTQGNAPVVWRGPMLHRALQQFLADVYWGDLDVLLLDLPPGTGDVAISVAQLIPGAEIIVVTTPQLAAAEVAERAGAIALQTRQRIVGVVENMSGLLLPDGTTMQIFGEGGGRQVAERLSRAVGADVPLLGQVPLDPALVAAGDSGVPLVLSAPDSAAGTQLRGIADKLSERRRGLAGMSLGLDTTRHL, encoded by the coding sequence ATGCGAAGCGGGCCGACGGCTGCCAGCCGCCTAGACTCGGCGCTGATGTCCGAGAACACTGAGCTGCAATCCCAGGTCCGCGCCGCACTGGGCAAAGTCATCGACCCCGAGCTGCGCAAGCCGATCACCGAGCTCAACATGGTCAAGAGCGTCGCGGTCGCCGGCGACGGCGCTGTCCACGTCGAGATCTACCTGACCACCTCGGCCTGCCCGAAGAAGACCGAGATCACCGAGACCGTCACCCGGGCCGTCGCCGATGTGCCCGGCACCGGCGCCGTCACCGTCACCCTCGACGTGATGAACGACGACCAACGCACCGAACTGCGCAAGATGCTGCGCGGTGATGCCGCCGAGCCGGTGATCCCGTTCGCCCAGCCGGGGTCGCTGACCCGCGTCTATGCGGTGGCCTCCGGCAAGGGCGGGGTGGGCAAGTCGAGCGTGACGGTGAACCTGGCGGCGGCGCTGGCCGCCCGCGGCCTGTCGGTCGGACTGCTCGACGCCGACATCTACGGCCACTCCGTGCCGCGCATGATGGGCACCGACGACCGGCCCACCCAGGTCGAGTCGATGATCGTTCCGCCGATCGCCCACGACGTGAAGGTCATCTCCATCGCCCAGTTCACGCAGGGCAACGCGCCAGTGGTGTGGCGGGGGCCGATGTTGCACCGGGCGCTGCAGCAGTTCCTGGCCGACGTGTACTGGGGCGACCTGGATGTGCTGCTGCTGGACCTGCCGCCGGGCACCGGCGACGTGGCCATCTCGGTGGCCCAGCTGATTCCGGGCGCGGAGATCATCGTCGTGACGACCCCGCAGCTGGCCGCCGCCGAGGTGGCCGAGCGGGCCGGGGCGATCGCCCTGCAGACCCGTCAGCGCATCGTCGGCGTGGTGGAGAACATGTCCGGGCTGCTGCTGCCCGACGGCACCACGATGCAGATCTTCGGGGAGGGTGGCGGCCGTCAGGTCGCCGAACGGCTGTCCCGTGCGGTCGGCGCGGATGTGCCTCTGCTGGGCCAGGTTCCGCTGGACCCGGCTCTGGTCGCCGCGGGCGATTCCGGTGTGCCGCTGGTGCTCTCGGCGCCGGACTCGGCAGCCGGCACGCAGCTGCGCGGTATCGCGGACAAGCTGTCCGAACGCCGCCGCGGGCTGGCCGGGATGTCGCTGGGTCTGGACACCACCCGCCACCTCTGA
- the sigE gene encoding RNA polymerase sigma factor SigE, with amino-acid sequence MERRERWSGNTPEGARVVPLDAFDGAEPLMQINQEDPTTTTLTAPTSMSHLEQISDAEWVEPSDDLQGTAVFDATGDRAAMPSWDELVRQHADRVYRLAYRLSGNQQDAEDLTQETFIRVFRSVQNYQPGTFEGWLHRITTNLFLDMVRRRGRIRMEALPEDYDRVPADEPNPEQIYHDSRLGPDLQNALDSLPPEFRAAVVLCDIEGLSYEEIGATLGVKLGTVRSRIHRGRQALRDYLATHSGQRSLSDFSAESA; translated from the coding sequence ATGGAACGCCGGGAACGCTGGTCGGGGAATACGCCCGAAGGCGCTCGTGTTGTGCCGCTTGATGCATTCGACGGCGCCGAGCCGCTCATGCAGATCAACCAGGAGGACCCCACGACCACCACACTGACGGCCCCGACGAGCATGTCGCATCTGGAGCAGATCAGCGACGCCGAGTGGGTTGAACCGTCCGATGACTTGCAGGGCACCGCGGTGTTCGACGCAACGGGCGACCGGGCGGCAATGCCGTCCTGGGACGAGTTGGTGCGCCAGCACGCCGACCGGGTGTACCGGCTGGCCTACCGGTTGTCCGGCAATCAGCAGGATGCCGAGGACCTGACGCAGGAGACCTTCATCCGGGTGTTCCGCTCGGTCCAGAACTACCAGCCCGGCACCTTCGAGGGCTGGCTGCACCGCATCACCACCAACCTGTTCCTCGACATGGTTCGCCGTCGCGGCCGCATCCGGATGGAGGCGCTGCCCGAGGACTACGACCGGGTGCCGGCCGACGAGCCGAACCCCGAGCAGATCTACCACGACTCCCGACTGGGGCCTGACCTGCAGAATGCGCTGGACTCGCTGCCGCCGGAATTCCGCGCCGCGGTGGTGCTGTGCGATATCGAAGGTCTGTCCTACGAGGAGATCGGCGCCACCCTCGGGGTGAAGCTGGGCACCGTGCGCAGCCGTATCCACCGGGGCCGCCAGGCGCTGCGCGACTACCTGGCCACGCACTCCGGCCAGCGCAGCCTGAGCGACTTCTCCGCCGAATCGGCCTGA
- a CDS encoding ABC transporter ATP-binding protein: protein MTRTPARARSDAAAVEISGLVKTFGHTRALDGLDLTVHRGSVAGFLGPNGAGKSTTIRVLLGLLRAEGGTVRLMGRDPWRDAVDLHRRVAYVPGDVALWPNLTGAQAIDFLCGLRGGADPRRRDDLIDRFELDPHKKARTYSKGNRQKVALVAAFATDADIYILDEPTSGLDPLMEKAFQRCVDDVAHRGAAVLLSSHILAEVEKLCDTVTIIRAGRTVQSGPLAQLRHLMRTTVTARTRNEAAEVRGWPGVHDAEVRDGQVRFSVEREQLEPTMTRLTRLGIVDLTVTPASLEDLFLREYQGAGR from the coding sequence ATGACGAGGACACCGGCGAGAGCCCGCTCTGACGCAGCTGCAGTCGAGATCTCGGGCTTGGTCAAGACATTCGGCCATACCCGGGCACTGGACGGCCTGGACCTGACCGTCCACCGCGGCTCGGTCGCGGGGTTCCTCGGCCCGAACGGGGCCGGCAAATCCACCACCATCCGGGTGCTGCTGGGCCTGCTGCGCGCCGAGGGCGGCACGGTGCGACTAATGGGCCGCGACCCCTGGCGCGATGCCGTCGACCTGCACCGCCGCGTCGCCTACGTTCCCGGCGACGTGGCACTGTGGCCCAACCTCACCGGAGCCCAAGCCATCGACTTCCTGTGCGGTCTGCGCGGCGGAGCCGACCCGCGCCGCCGCGACGACCTGATCGACCGGTTCGAGCTGGACCCGCACAAGAAGGCCCGGACCTACTCCAAAGGCAACCGGCAGAAGGTGGCGCTGGTCGCCGCCTTCGCCACCGACGCCGACATCTACATCCTCGACGAGCCGACCTCGGGCCTGGACCCGTTGATGGAGAAGGCCTTTCAGCGCTGCGTCGACGACGTCGCACACCGCGGCGCGGCGGTCCTGCTGTCCAGCCACATCCTGGCCGAGGTCGAGAAGCTGTGTGACACGGTCACGATCATCCGCGCCGGGCGCACGGTGCAGTCCGGGCCGCTGGCCCAGCTTCGCCACCTGATGCGCACCACGGTCACCGCCCGCACCCGAAACGAGGCGGCCGAGGTGCGCGGCTGGCCGGGCGTGCACGACGCCGAGGTCCGCGACGGGCAGGTGCGCTTCTCGGTGGAACGCGAACAGCTGGAACCGACGATGACACGGCTGACCCGGCTGGGCATCGTCGACCTGACCGTGACGCCCGCCTCGCTGGAAGACCTCTTCCTGCGCGAATACCAGGGCGCGGGGCGATGA
- a CDS encoding VC0807 family protein: protein MTDGDATDADQPQRPSMRPLFQTILVDVAPPLAAYYGLRAAGASEYVALLTATVVSGLRVIYGVVRARRLDPFAAYLLLTFGLSLVVALVTTDPRLILVGNTLVNGIGGLIFLGSCVVGTPLTQVVSDRFRTAGDPGTAAADRRRRIHVQLSAMWGIGLLAEVGIRLAVIARLSVDAANGVNSVITSAVMGLLVLATILVARRTRQPDAKRADGCQPPRLGADVREH, encoded by the coding sequence GTGACCGATGGCGACGCGACCGATGCTGACCAGCCACAGCGGCCGTCCATGCGCCCTCTGTTCCAGACCATCCTGGTCGATGTGGCGCCGCCACTGGCCGCCTACTACGGCCTGCGCGCGGCGGGGGCGTCCGAATACGTCGCGCTGCTGACGGCGACCGTCGTGTCGGGACTTCGGGTGATCTATGGCGTGGTGCGAGCCCGACGCCTGGACCCGTTCGCCGCTTACCTGCTGCTGACATTCGGGTTGAGCCTCGTCGTCGCACTGGTCACCACCGATCCCCGATTGATTCTGGTCGGCAACACCCTGGTCAACGGGATCGGCGGCCTGATCTTCCTGGGCAGCTGTGTCGTGGGCACACCGCTGACCCAGGTCGTCTCGGACCGATTCCGGACCGCCGGCGACCCGGGCACCGCGGCGGCCGACCGGCGCAGGCGGATCCATGTCCAGCTGTCGGCGATGTGGGGCATCGGACTTCTCGCCGAAGTAGGTATCCGGCTGGCCGTGATCGCCAGGTTGTCCGTTGACGCCGCCAACGGCGTCAACTCGGTGATCACCTCCGCGGTGATGGGTCTGCTGGTGTTGGCGACGATCCTGGTCGCGCGGCGCACTCGACAACCCGATGCGAAGCGGGCCGACGGCTGCCAGCCGCCTAGACTCGGCGCTGATGTCCGAGAACACTGA
- the htrA gene encoding serine protease HtrA, which produces MSPNQDSSGSSPRLAPRPISRPPVDPQATSTFGRPKGVDGSFVAEELRPAKYRGEVDFTPTNKPADPVLQEAFSRPFPGGESLQRHPADAGALDADTEGPEEPDDPWRDPAAPAALGAPAVDRPVAVAASGPTGKLGVRDVLFGGKVSYVALAILGITALLIGLVGGWVGRKTAEVVEAFTTSKVTLSTDSNSEVPAGRFAKVAASVADSVVTIESVSDDEGAQGSGVVVDGRGYIVTNNHVISDAAQNPSKFKTTVVFNDGKVVPANLVGRDPKTDLAVLKVDNVDNLTVAKFGDSDKVHVGDEVIAAGAPLGLRSTVTSGIISALHRPVPLSGEGSDTDTVIDAIQTDASINHGNSGGPLINMNSEVIGINTAGKSLSDSASGLGFAIPVNEVKQTVETLIKDGKISHPTLGLSARSVSNDLAQGAQVANVKAGGPAEKAGILENDVVVKVGDRKVADADEFVVAVRQLKIGQDAPIEVMRDGRKVVLTVNPAPDN; this is translated from the coding sequence GTGAGCCCCAATCAGGACAGTTCCGGCAGCAGCCCCCGCCTGGCTCCGCGCCCGATCTCGCGTCCCCCGGTCGACCCGCAAGCCACCAGCACCTTCGGCCGCCCCAAGGGCGTCGACGGCTCCTTCGTTGCCGAGGAACTGCGTCCCGCCAAATACCGCGGCGAGGTCGATTTCACGCCGACGAACAAGCCTGCCGACCCGGTGTTGCAGGAGGCGTTCTCCCGGCCGTTCCCCGGCGGTGAGTCGCTGCAGCGTCATCCGGCTGACGCCGGTGCCCTGGACGCTGACACCGAGGGACCCGAGGAGCCCGACGATCCGTGGCGCGACCCGGCGGCCCCGGCCGCGCTGGGCGCTCCCGCCGTCGACCGGCCCGTTGCGGTGGCCGCATCCGGGCCGACTGGCAAGCTCGGCGTGCGCGATGTGCTCTTCGGCGGCAAGGTCTCCTACGTCGCGCTGGCCATCCTCGGCATCACCGCGCTGTTGATCGGCTTGGTCGGCGGCTGGGTGGGCCGCAAGACGGCCGAGGTCGTCGAGGCGTTCACCACCTCCAAGGTGACGCTGTCCACCGACAGCAACAGTGAGGTGCCTGCCGGGCGTTTCGCCAAGGTGGCCGCCTCGGTGGCCGATTCGGTGGTCACCATCGAGTCGGTCAGTGACGACGAGGGCGCGCAGGGCTCGGGCGTGGTAGTCGACGGCCGCGGTTACATCGTCACCAACAACCACGTCATCTCCGATGCCGCCCAGAACCCCAGCAAGTTCAAGACGACCGTGGTGTTCAACGACGGCAAGGTGGTGCCGGCCAACCTCGTCGGCCGCGACCCCAAGACCGACCTCGCCGTCCTCAAGGTCGACAACGTCGACAACCTCACCGTCGCCAAGTTCGGCGACTCCGACAAGGTCCATGTCGGTGACGAGGTGATCGCCGCCGGTGCCCCGCTGGGCCTGCGCAGCACCGTCACCTCGGGCATCATCAGTGCCCTGCACCGGCCGGTGCCGCTCTCCGGTGAGGGTTCGGACACCGACACCGTCATCGACGCCATCCAGACCGACGCCTCGATCAACCACGGCAACTCCGGTGGCCCGCTGATCAATATGAACTCCGAGGTGATCGGCATCAACACGGCTGGAAAGTCGTTGTCGGACAGCGCAAGTGGCCTCGGCTTCGCGATCCCGGTCAACGAGGTCAAGCAGACCGTCGAGACGCTGATCAAGGACGGCAAGATCTCGCACCCGACGCTGGGCCTGTCGGCGCGCTCGGTGAGCAACGACCTCGCCCAGGGTGCGCAGGTGGCCAACGTCAAGGCCGGTGGCCCCGCCGAGAAGGCCGGCATCCTGGAGAACGACGTGGTGGTCAAGGTCGGCGATCGCAAGGTCGCCGACGCCGACGAATTCGTGGTCGCGGTGCGTCAGCTCAAGATCGGTCAGGACGCCCCCATCGAGGTCATGCGGGACGGCCGCAAGGTCGTGCTGACGGTGAACCCCGCACCGGACAACTGA
- the tatB gene encoding Sec-independent protein translocase protein TatB: MFANVGWGEMLVLVVVGLVVLGPERLPGAIRWTSNTLKQARDYISGATTQLRDDLGPEFDDLRQPLSELQKLRGMTPRAALTKHLLDGDDSWLSEAFASPEEKPHSAPPPSAVTPPPPPEPLPPGTPAPYDADAT, encoded by the coding sequence ATGTTCGCCAATGTCGGGTGGGGCGAGATGCTCGTGCTCGTGGTCGTCGGACTCGTCGTCCTGGGCCCCGAGCGGCTGCCCGGCGCCATCCGGTGGACGTCGAACACGCTGAAGCAGGCCCGCGACTACATCAGCGGTGCCACCACCCAGCTGCGCGACGACCTCGGCCCCGAGTTCGACGATCTGCGTCAGCCGCTGTCCGAGCTGCAGAAGCTGCGTGGGATGACGCCCCGGGCGGCGTTGACCAAGCACCTGCTCGACGGCGACGATTCCTGGCTCTCCGAGGCGTTCGCGTCGCCGGAGGAGAAGCCGCACAGCGCGCCGCCGCCGTCAGCGGTCACCCCGCCGCCACCGCCCGAGCCCCTGCCTCCGGGCACCCCCGCGCCCTACGACGCCGACGCCACCTAG
- a CDS encoding TetR/AcrR family transcriptional regulator, which translates to MRSADLTTAARIRAAAIELFGSRGFGVGVRAIAEAAGVSPGLVIHHFGSKDGLRQACDDYIAEEIRSEKSQAIRSTDAASWLAQVAEIESYAPMMAYLVRSMQTGGELAKHLWQSMIHNVESYMDDGVKAGTVRPSRDPAARARYLALAGGGAFLLYLQLHDNPSDIRAVLRDYSADMMVPALEVFTEGLLTDSTMLETFAALQHPPADTEGEHHDEDTGESPL; encoded by the coding sequence ATGCGTTCAGCGGACTTGACGACCGCCGCCCGGATCCGGGCTGCGGCCATCGAGCTGTTCGGGTCCCGCGGGTTCGGCGTCGGGGTCCGCGCGATCGCCGAGGCCGCCGGGGTGAGCCCCGGGCTGGTGATCCACCATTTCGGCTCCAAGGACGGGCTGCGCCAGGCCTGCGACGACTACATCGCCGAGGAGATCCGCAGCGAGAAGTCGCAGGCGATCCGCAGCACCGATGCCGCCAGCTGGCTGGCCCAGGTGGCGGAGATCGAGTCCTACGCGCCGATGATGGCCTACCTGGTGCGCAGCATGCAGACCGGTGGCGAACTAGCAAAGCATCTGTGGCAGAGCATGATTCACAATGTCGAAAGCTATATGGACGACGGCGTCAAGGCCGGCACCGTGCGCCCGAGCCGGGACCCCGCAGCGCGCGCCAGGTACCTGGCACTGGCCGGCGGTGGCGCGTTCCTGCTCTACCTGCAGCTGCACGACAACCCCAGCGACATCCGCGCCGTTCTGCGCGACTACAGCGCAGACATGATGGTACCCGCCCTCGAAGTGTTCACCGAGGGCCTACTCACCGACTCCACCATGCTGGAAACCTTTGCCGCCCTACAACATCCACCGGCGGACACCGAAGGAGAGCACCATGACGAGGACACCGGCGAGAGCCCGCTCTGA
- the rseA gene encoding anti-sigma E factor RseA: MVDPGHVFRRAFSWLPAQFASQSDAPVGAPRQFGSTEHLSTEAIAAYVDGELRMKSYLRAAHHLSLCPQCAAEVDGQSQAREALRDSCPISMPSSLLGLLSQIPHSAPEEQAAPTAGLAEQLADGTPRGRRKRR, from the coding sequence ATGGTCGACCCCGGACATGTGTTCCGTCGGGCCTTCTCCTGGCTTCCCGCCCAATTCGCCTCGCAGAGCGATGCGCCGGTCGGTGCGCCGCGTCAGTTCGGCTCCACCGAGCACTTGTCGACGGAGGCGATCGCGGCCTATGTCGACGGCGAACTGCGGATGAAGTCCTATCTGCGCGCCGCGCACCATCTGTCGCTGTGTCCGCAGTGCGCTGCCGAGGTCGACGGCCAGAGCCAGGCCCGCGAAGCGTTGCGGGATTCCTGCCCGATCAGCATGCCGAGCAGTTTGTTGGGTCTGCTGTCGCAGATTCCGCACTCCGCCCCCGAAGAACAGGCAGCCCCGACCGCGGGACTCGCCGAGCAGTTAGCTGACGGCACGCCCCGCGGTCGTCGTAAGCGCCGGTAG
- a CDS encoding magnesium transporter MgtE N-terminal domain-containing protein — protein sequence MASVNRVYAARLAGMAVLGPDGESLGRVRDVVISMSIVRQQPRVLGLVVELLTRRRIFVPILRVTAIEPNAVTLNTGNVSLRRFAQRPGEVLVLGQVLDSRVRVNDPELPQLGGIDVVVVDLGIEQTRTRDWLVTRVAVRSMRRLGRRSTVQVVDWQNVQGLTPSALAMPGQGVAQLLHQFEGQRPIEVADALRDLPAKRRTEVINALDDERLADILQELPEDDQTVLLMQLDTERAADVLEAMDPDDAADLLGVMNPTEAEVLLRRMDPEDSEPVRRLLAHSPDTAGGLMTSEPVVLAPDTTVAEALARARDPDLTPALSSLVFVVRPPTATPTGRYLGCVHLQALLREPPANLVSGIVDTDLPSLTPTTSLGALTRYFAAYNLVCGPVVDEENHLLGAVTVDDVLDHLLPHDWRDDYEEPRFERAGTEGTT from the coding sequence ATGGCGTCGGTGAACAGGGTCTACGCGGCGCGGCTGGCAGGTATGGCGGTCCTCGGTCCGGACGGGGAATCACTGGGTCGCGTGCGCGATGTCGTGATCAGCATGAGCATCGTCCGCCAGCAGCCCCGAGTGCTCGGTCTGGTCGTCGAATTGCTAACGCGCAGAAGGATTTTCGTTCCCATTCTGCGCGTCACCGCGATCGAACCCAACGCCGTCACGCTCAACACCGGCAACGTGTCGCTGCGCCGCTTCGCCCAACGGCCAGGCGAGGTGCTGGTGCTGGGCCAGGTGCTGGATTCGCGGGTCCGGGTCAACGACCCGGAGCTGCCGCAGCTCGGCGGCATCGACGTGGTGGTGGTCGACCTCGGCATCGAGCAGACCCGCACCCGCGACTGGTTGGTGACCCGCGTCGCGGTGCGCAGCATGCGCCGACTGGGCCGCCGCTCCACCGTGCAGGTGGTCGACTGGCAGAACGTCCAGGGACTCACGCCCTCGGCGCTGGCGATGCCCGGCCAGGGCGTGGCCCAGCTCCTGCACCAGTTCGAGGGGCAGCGGCCCATCGAGGTGGCCGACGCGCTGCGTGATCTGCCGGCCAAGCGCCGCACCGAGGTGATCAACGCCCTCGACGACGAGCGGCTGGCCGACATCCTCCAGGAGCTGCCCGAGGACGACCAGACCGTACTGCTGATGCAGTTGGACACCGAGCGGGCCGCCGACGTACTCGAGGCGATGGATCCCGACGACGCGGCCGACCTGCTGGGCGTGATGAACCCGACCGAGGCCGAGGTGCTGCTGCGCCGGATGGACCCGGAGGACTCCGAGCCGGTGCGCCGCCTGCTGGCCCACTCCCCCGACACCGCCGGCGGTCTGATGACCTCCGAACCCGTGGTGCTGGCCCCGGACACCACCGTCGCCGAAGCGCTGGCCCGGGCGCGCGACCCGGACCTGACCCCGGCGCTGTCCTCGCTGGTGTTCGTGGTGCGCCCGCCGACGGCCACCCCGACCGGGCGCTACCTGGGTTGCGTCCACCTGCAGGCACTGCTGCGCGAACCGCCGGCCAACCTGGTCAGCGGCATCGTCGACACCGACCTGCCCAGCCTGACGCCGACCACCTCGCTGGGTGCGCTGACCCGGTATTTCGCTGCCTACAATCTGGTCTGCGGACCGGTGGTCGACGAGGAGAACCATCTGCTCGGGGCGGTGACCGTCGACGACGTCCTCGACCATCTGCTACCCCACGACTGGCGCGACGACTATGAGGAACCGCGGTTCGAGCGGGCGGGCACGGAGGGGACGACGTGA
- a CDS encoding O-methyltransferase: MATTDDDSGQREPSRAERIVAHAEGSISEDAIMAAARERAVDAGAGAVTPAVGALLSVLARLSGGKAVVEVGTGAGVSGLWLLSGMREDGVLTTIDIEPEHQRIAKQAFSEGGIGPSRTRLIAGRAQEVLTRLADESYDLVFIDAAPNDQADFVVEGVRLLRSGGVIVLHRAALGGRAGDPAANDSEVAAVREAARLIAEDERLTPVLVPLGDGILVAARD; encoded by the coding sequence ATGGCCACCACCGACGACGACTCAGGCCAGCGGGAGCCGAGCCGGGCCGAGCGGATCGTTGCGCACGCAGAGGGTTCGATCTCCGAGGACGCCATCATGGCGGCCGCCCGGGAGCGGGCCGTCGACGCGGGTGCGGGCGCCGTCACACCCGCGGTGGGCGCCCTGCTGTCCGTCCTGGCGCGACTGTCCGGCGGCAAAGCCGTCGTCGAGGTCGGTACCGGCGCCGGAGTCAGCGGGCTGTGGCTGCTGTCCGGGATGCGCGAGGACGGCGTGCTCACCACGATCGACATCGAGCCGGAGCATCAGCGCATCGCCAAGCAGGCGTTTTCCGAGGGCGGCATCGGCCCGTCGCGTACCCGGCTGATCGCCGGCCGCGCGCAGGAGGTGCTGACCAGGCTGGCCGACGAGTCCTATGACCTGGTGTTCATCGACGCCGCACCGAATGATCAGGCAGATTTCGTGGTCGAGGGCGTGCGGTTGCTGCGCTCCGGCGGTGTGATCGTGCTGCACCGGGCGGCCCTGGGCGGTCGCGCCGGCGACCCGGCGGCCAACGACTCCGAAGTCGCCGCGGTCCGCGAAGCCGCCCGGCTCATCGCCGAGGACGAGCGGCTCACCCCGGTGCTGGTGCCGCTGGGTGACGGCATCCTGGTCGCGGCCCGCGACTGA
- a CDS encoding lytic transglycosylase domain-containing protein, with protein sequence MLTPIVLAGAVAAAPGRQSAPVYGADVTPLAAVSPSPQDTSGVTVVALTKAPTNFRVAEATVSAPPPAIVVNSPGAMRIPAVALAAYRNAESIMAKAAPGCGISWNLLAGIGRIESGHANGGATDAHGTAVTPIYGPALDGTLPGNEVIVQTVQAGHAEYARAMGPMQFLPGTWSRYASDGDGDGKADPQNIYDAALAAARYLCSGGLNLRNQSQVLTAILRYNNSMAYAQNVMGWAGAYATGVEPVALPPITGPVPALADAHLENPEGLGPGMPLNAIGLPSTDPLSQMPMTFGNTETAGQLSTGPLPGPAGMLPQQPCQVICMGSQLAPQAPEANPETPADTPQPWQPPWLLPAQAPAPAAEPAPASAPAAPAAPAAPLPPARGALPGPAS encoded by the coding sequence ATGCTCACACCGATCGTCCTGGCCGGCGCCGTCGCCGCCGCCCCCGGGCGCCAGAGCGCGCCGGTGTACGGCGCGGATGTGACCCCACTGGCCGCCGTGTCACCCTCACCGCAGGACACCTCCGGCGTCACCGTCGTCGCGCTGACCAAAGCGCCCACCAACTTCCGGGTTGCCGAGGCCACCGTCTCGGCGCCGCCGCCGGCGATCGTGGTCAATTCCCCTGGCGCCATGCGCATTCCGGCGGTCGCGCTGGCCGCCTACCGCAACGCCGAGTCGATCATGGCCAAGGCCGCCCCGGGCTGCGGGATCAGCTGGAACCTGCTGGCCGGGATCGGCCGCATCGAGTCCGGCCATGCCAACGGCGGCGCCACCGATGCCCACGGTACGGCCGTCACCCCGATCTACGGACCCGCGCTGGACGGCACGCTGCCCGGCAACGAGGTGATCGTGCAGACCGTGCAGGCCGGCCACGCCGAGTACGCCCGGGCGATGGGGCCGATGCAGTTCCTGCCCGGCACCTGGTCGCGCTACGCCTCCGACGGCGACGGCGACGGCAAAGCCGACCCGCAGAACATCTACGACGCGGCGCTGGCTGCGGCTCGCTACCTGTGCAGCGGCGGGCTGAACCTGCGCAACCAGTCGCAGGTTCTCACCGCGATCCTGCGGTACAACAACTCGATGGCCTACGCCCAGAACGTCATGGGCTGGGCCGGTGCGTACGCCACCGGTGTCGAACCGGTGGCGCTGCCGCCGATCACCGGGCCGGTCCCCGCGCTGGCCGACGCACACCTGGAGAACCCCGAGGGCCTGGGCCCCGGCATGCCGCTGAACGCGATCGGCCTGCCGTCGACCGATCCGCTGTCGCAGATGCCGATGACCTTCGGCAACACCGAGACCGCGGGCCAGCTGTCCACCGGTCCGCTACCCGGACCGGCAGGCATGCTGCCGCAGCAGCCGTGCCAGGTGATCTGCATGGGTTCACAGCTGGCCCCCCAGGCACCGGAGGCCAACCCGGAGACTCCTGCCGATACCCCGCAGCCCTGGCAGCCGCCGTGGCTGCTCCCGGCGCAGGCGCCCGCACCGGCAGCTGAGCCGGCTCCAGCATCCGCGCCTGCCGCGCCTGCCGCGCCTGCCGCGCCGCTTCCGCCGGCCCGAGGCGCCCTGCCCGGACCGGCCAGCTAG
- a CDS encoding DUF1003 domain-containing protein: MSELSARQRLDTPRTSRRLAFNVDPEAVGRFSESIARFLGTGRYLAWQTIIVIVWIALNLFAVQWRWDPYPFILLNLAFSTQAAYAAPLILLAQNRQENRDKVALEEDRRRAQQTKADTEFLARELAALRLAVGEVATRDYLRRELEEIRELLEAAQADNGGKVKKDKAKKARPVIEPEDEESGS, translated from the coding sequence GTGAGCGAGCTGTCGGCACGTCAGCGGCTCGACACCCCGCGCACCTCACGTCGGCTGGCGTTCAACGTCGATCCCGAGGCCGTCGGCCGGTTCAGCGAGTCCATCGCCCGGTTCCTGGGGACCGGGCGCTACCTGGCCTGGCAGACGATCATCGTCATCGTCTGGATCGCGCTGAACCTGTTCGCGGTGCAGTGGCGCTGGGATCCCTACCCCTTCATCCTGCTGAACCTGGCGTTCTCCACCCAGGCGGCCTATGCCGCCCCGTTGATCCTGCTGGCGCAGAACCGCCAGGAGAACCGCGACAAGGTCGCGCTGGAGGAGGACCGCAGGCGGGCCCAGCAGACCAAGGCCGACACCGAGTTCCTGGCTCGCGAACTCGCGGCGTTGCGACTGGCCGTCGGAGAGGTGGCCACCCGCGATTACCTGCGGCGCGAACTCGAGGAGATCCGGGAGTTGCTGGAAGCGGCTCAAGCCGACAACGGCGGCAAGGTCAAGAAGGACAAGGCCAAGAAGGCCCGACCGGTAATCGAGCCCGAGGACGAGGAATCCGGTTCGTGA